One window of Maribacter algicola genomic DNA carries:
- a CDS encoding Gfo/Idh/MocA family oxidoreductase has translation MKNTRREFIFSVSMLAASSAFPVHAFAFNKSKKLKVALVGTGVRGITFWGKRLLDEYSEILEFVGLSDINPSRLEYGKQYIGATCPTFASFEEMVSITKPDLVIVTTKDSTHHEFIIKGLEMGCDVLTEKPLTVDEVKCQQILDAEKASNKNLIVGFNYRWSPYATKIKELIANKTIGNLVSVDFNWYLNTYHGASYFRRWHGEMESSGSLWVHKATHHFDLLNWWIDSEPNEVFAYGDLEFYGKNGPFRGKNCRTCGHKTECAFYWDINKDEFSKKLYADHEHEDGYIRDNCLFREDINIYDKMSAQVKYTDNTILNYSLTTYSPFEGWRVAFNGTEGRIEAWLDIPYYEKTSIEEAEKHANEMAQNGEEIVAKKPIVIHKLWQEFETVQVDMEESGHGGGDKRLQDKIFVNPKVPDPYGRTAGIRDGAMSILIGIAARKSIQSGTPINISELTDLRPQERRS, from the coding sequence ATGAAAAATACAAGAAGGGAATTTATTTTCTCTGTTAGCATGTTGGCGGCAAGCAGTGCCTTTCCGGTACACGCATTTGCCTTTAATAAATCAAAAAAACTCAAAGTTGCCCTTGTAGGTACAGGTGTAAGGGGTATTACATTTTGGGGAAAACGTTTGTTGGACGAGTATTCTGAAATTTTGGAATTTGTAGGCCTCAGTGATATAAATCCAAGCCGGTTGGAATATGGCAAGCAATATATAGGAGCTACCTGCCCTACGTTTGCTTCCTTTGAGGAAATGGTTTCAATAACAAAACCAGACCTTGTAATCGTAACCACGAAAGATTCAACCCACCATGAATTTATCATCAAAGGTCTTGAAATGGGCTGCGATGTCCTCACGGAAAAGCCCTTAACCGTTGATGAGGTAAAATGCCAGCAAATACTCGATGCCGAAAAAGCGTCCAACAAAAACCTAATTGTTGGGTTTAATTATAGATGGAGCCCCTATGCCACAAAAATCAAGGAATTGATTGCAAATAAGACGATTGGAAATTTAGTCTCGGTTGACTTTAATTGGTATCTAAATACCTATCACGGTGCTTCGTATTTTAGAAGATGGCATGGTGAAATGGAGAGTAGCGGATCACTTTGGGTCCATAAGGCCACCCATCATTTTGATTTGCTCAATTGGTGGATCGACTCTGAACCCAATGAAGTCTTTGCCTATGGCGACTTGGAGTTTTACGGAAAAAATGGCCCTTTTAGGGGAAAGAATTGTAGAACCTGCGGCCATAAAACCGAATGTGCCTTTTATTGGGACATCAACAAGGATGAATTTTCCAAAAAATTATATGCGGACCATGAACACGAGGACGGATACATAAGGGACAACTGCCTTTTTAGGGAAGACATCAATATTTACGATAAAATGTCTGCCCAAGTAAAATACACGGACAATACGATACTGAATTATTCCCTGACCACCTATTCCCCGTTTGAGGGATGGCGGGTTGCCTTCAACGGAACCGAAGGTAGAATAGAGGCCTGGTTGGATATTCCTTACTATGAGAAAACATCTATCGAGGAAGCTGAAAAACACGCCAACGAAATGGCACAGAACGGCGAGGAAATCGTTGCGAAAAAACCTATTGTAATTCATAAATTGTGGCAAGAGTTTGAAACCGTCCAAGTGGATATGGAAGAAAGCGGTCACGGCGGGGGGGATAAACGCCTTCAAGATAAAATATTCGTCAACCCTAAAGTACCGGACCCCTACGGAAGAACTGCCGGCATAAGGGATGGAGCCATGTCCATATTAATTGGAATAGCAGCGCGGAAGAGTATTCAATCCGGGACCCCCATAAATATATCCGAATTAACGGATTTGAGGCCACAGGAAAGAAGATCATAA
- a CDS encoding sensor histidine kinase, translating into MPDSHIEQEYVRDKTKLVLKVNYITSALAIAFGIVCVFLMNIKEVIPHVLFLYGVANLANTHVYRYTKKIDITYYISSFMALVSALIVTLYSGGINSSFIFMLALVVFAGYVNTRKQGRFFSYLTFGIIIFIFSQSFPELSFTRNLVPTEFRSVFSLLSVSFSLFLLGSIFGKDLLKSHNALYKSKKELTLQMHEKELLLKEVHHRVKNNLQTVSSLLSLQTRNVEETRMKNLLKSTQNRVISMAMVHEMLYMRKDISQIEYKSYVQELSEYLIRSIKGLDSKVQLKIDIPEIKLGIDTAIPLGLLINEAVTNALKYGFADDQEGEIYIALKKEIDKHYVLNIGDNGVGFPDTISYKNSKSLGLKLIHNLTRQLKGSIQKDTSKKGTNYIIRFQEIKQQLSPVA; encoded by the coding sequence ATGCCAGATTCTCATATAGAACAAGAATACGTTAGGGACAAAACAAAACTAGTTTTAAAGGTAAATTATATTACTAGTGCTTTGGCCATTGCTTTCGGAATTGTTTGTGTATTTCTAATGAATATAAAAGAGGTAATTCCACACGTGCTTTTTCTTTATGGAGTTGCCAATCTTGCCAATACGCATGTGTATCGATATACAAAAAAGATTGATATTACTTACTACATATCTTCATTTATGGCCTTGGTCAGCGCTCTGATCGTGACCCTTTATAGTGGAGGCATCAATAGTTCCTTTATTTTTATGTTGGCCCTAGTGGTATTTGCCGGGTACGTGAATACACGTAAACAAGGTCGGTTTTTTTCATACTTGACTTTTGGCATCATCATTTTCATATTCTCGCAAAGTTTTCCTGAACTAAGCTTTACACGAAATCTTGTTCCAACTGAGTTCAGAAGTGTATTCAGTCTCTTATCGGTATCTTTTTCCCTCTTTTTATTGGGCAGCATCTTTGGAAAGGATTTACTAAAGTCGCACAACGCCCTATACAAGTCAAAAAAAGAGCTCACACTGCAAATGCACGAAAAGGAATTACTCTTAAAAGAAGTGCACCACAGAGTGAAGAACAATCTTCAAACGGTATCCAGTCTCTTGAGCCTTCAGACCCGTAATGTGGAGGAAACCAGAATGAAGAATCTCTTGAAAAGCACGCAGAACCGTGTAATTTCCATGGCCATGGTACACGAAATGCTCTATATGCGTAAGGACATTAGTCAAATCGAATATAAATCCTATGTACAGGAACTTAGCGAATATTTGATCCGATCCATAAAAGGTTTGGACAGTAAAGTCCAACTAAAAATCGATATCCCTGAAATCAAATTGGGAATCGATACGGCCATTCCATTAGGTCTTTTGATAAACGAAGCTGTCACCAACGCACTCAAATATGGTTTTGCAGATGATCAGGAAGGGGAAATCTATATTGCCCTTAAAAAAGAAATAGATAAACACTACGTGCTAAATATTGGTGATAACGGCGTAGGTTTTCCCGATACCATAAGCTATAAGAATTCCAAATCCTTGGGGCTCAAATTGATTCACAATCTTACAAGACAACTTAAGGGATCCATACAGAAAGATACAAGCAAAAAAGGGACCAACTATATTATTAGGTTTCAGGAAATAAAACAGCAATTGTCACCGGTAGCATAA